The following is a genomic window from Falco peregrinus isolate bFalPer1 chromosome Z, bFalPer1.pri, whole genome shotgun sequence.
AGCATTTGTCggtttctgtaacagaaaagacaaacttGCCacataaagtatttttctagtAATTATTTCAGACCAACCAACCGTAATGTATCTTCACATCTTTGTACCTGCTAGCCTTGTATTACAGGGCTTGCTATTTATGACTTTCATCAAGCCATTAAAAACACATCAACACTGCTTGTGCATAGAAAACCACTTAGcatctgctgctgtctgcagatGGAACGCCTGCTCGGGCTTAGTGaatttgacaggaaaaaattatgatTCAAGCTCATATAAGCTCACTACAGCAATAAAGTTTATATGTCTACATAAATCCCTCAGATTTATATTGAATTTAAGTATGTTCATTTAAAACAACTATGCCGCATGACAATACgatataatttgaaaaattctaCCTTTTGCAGCAAAAAGACAACTGCACTGTTAGCTGAAGAACAGTAACATACCAGGTTTCTAAACACTACAGGTAACATTATTGTACAAAAGGAGACAAAATGTAATTGCATCTTTATACATTACAGACAGGCCAGTCCTACATTTAAAGTGATTATTAACATTAAATTATGAAAAACTGATGGCTCAAGAATTGCTTAGCTACACTCAGCAGCACTTCACAATTAAAGCTTCATACTATAACCTATTTTCTCTAACTCCCTGACCTTTTTGCTAGAAGCGGTATCATGTTTAATTTTGTGCCAAGGTCACAGCAGCACTCAAACCCAATTCAAATTTTGGGACAGGTTCGATCAGCTTCCAAGTACATATTGTACTTTCTACCAGAATTTTCCTAGCTTACCACTGCACTTACTGAGTGCCCATATTGATAGCCAAGACAGAACCAGGAGACAACAAACAATGCCTGGACTGGGTATCATGAATTTAGAAAGAATTACACAGTAATGATAGTATATTCAATTATATAATATTATAGCATGATGATGTAATTACAGCAGTAGTATTGTTGCTATCAATGCAAtactctcaatttttttttttttaccttccctccccccccaatTAAATTGGGACTGATCATATATATTTCCCCATAGGCTTTATATTTGGTTCTTTTCTGACTTACAATTTGCTCTTTCCTGGAATACAACTACAAAAATATTATCTGTGATTTAACAACATAATTTGTCCAATCCTAACCCATTAAATCATTAACCTCTGCCACTTTTCAATCAATAACTGTTTTGCCACACTAAGTAGATTGTTATTTGTAGCCAAGAGCAAATACACATCTACTACACCggagcaggttttttttctgaatattgaCACAAATCTAATACCTTGAACACAGGGACTGGAATAATGAAATACAGCTATAAAGCccacacagcttttttttttggcaaacgCAAATTGTATGCAAAAGTATAAGTTATATGTaacatccaaaaaaaaaatcttcaaagaaaCTTAAACTctaatcttttaaaattctgcagaTCACTACATACTGGACGTATGTCAAACTGTGCAAAACACAATCTTCAGATGAAATAAACAGCCTAATGAAATTCCACTGGTTTTATCAACAGTTGAAAATCCTTGAAGTACAATATTTAATATCTCCTTCAACTTTTATTTGTTATATAGGAAGTCTGTACTCAGTTTACAGTTTGTCTGTGTATGCACTGCTTCCTGTGAAATTCAAcgtcaattattttttccacagtagGAAGAAGAATCttataaaatgcataaacaACACAAGAATATCTACATTTTAAGTTAGCATCTACTCTTTTGTAAACGTTTAAAAAAGATTAGGACTATGTATACTCTTATTTCCTTCTATACTGTGGCTATTATTCATCTCGACATATCAAACTGCATATTCAGAATACAAAGATTTATCTTCCTCCACCATttacttttattaataaaaatatgaaatgaaatctCTCAGTTCTATTGCTTAATAGTACTTAATAACTGAAAAAGTACACAAAGTACTTCCACATTGTAGCAACCACTACAGGTTAAATTTCTCTAAAGATACATAATCAAACACATACCAACTTCATTAAAATCTTCAAAGGTGATCTTGCCTGTCGCTTCTCGGTCATAATCTTTAAGTATTTTCAGCACATCAGCTTTTTTCACATCAAAACCCAAGGCTCTCATTGCCACCTTTTGGAATAAAATGGAAGTGCAACCATATATGAAGATTAAATATTGATttatcagatttctttttattttcattaattaccTTCCCAAGAGAGAAGGTGTGTATCAGTGGTTTAGCAACAATAATAAATGAATTTAACGAAAGTAAAAAAGCCCTGATTATAAAAATCACCTAAAACTACTATTAGAAAATGGAATGTCAAGTTACAGTGAAAAAACTAGCCTTTGCCTTTTCAGGGATTTCACAGACTGGACCAAATACTTCTTAGGGCAAGTAGACTTTCCTGACTCCCAAAAACATTTCACGTACTGACCCTTTCTTGAAGATAGAACTGAAAATCCTTCTTCAAATTAGTCTTCAGTATTCATACTAAGCGTGTATATGTTCATGAGTTTACAAATCCTCTTACAAGTGACTTCACTTTTTCCAGTGCACAACATAAGCCaatgtatcttttctttttccattaggTTAGGAGTGCATGTTTAGTTTCCATTTCAACTGAGATAGCAATTTCTCAGTACACACACTACCCTGACTTCCTCCAAACTGACAAACATACACTAAAATAGAGATAGTTCTTTTCTTTATGCATTTCTGCTCTTCCACAGTATTATCTTCAGGGCCACAATATTTAACTAGGCAGATAAGAAACAGCTTTGCAAGTAATCATGACAGCTGGGAATTCAAAGCATactgtaactggaaaaaaaagcgtatTAACAGGCCCAAAACAGTTCCCACTCACTGTGGCTTCCAGCAAAGATAAAAGACCTGAACTCTGAAATGAAGGAGTTTTATAGGAATCGCGAGACCTATGACACGCCTGTAACAccaattaaagtaaaaataagacttctgcccccaccccacctttGAGTTACGTGGTAGAGCCAGAACATGGAGGCAGCAGGTTGGATGAGGTATTCCTTCCCAAAAGAATCTCACCCAATATAGGATAGAAACACTGGCCTCTCCAAAGccactttttcttcctgatgcAATACaatcagaataaaaattcataaaatatttaaaagacacttCAATAAACTTAATGTACTACTTCTAGACTTCCAGACAGGACTCACTAGGAAAGACTGCCATCCTACCCTCCATTTGCCAATAGCTAACGGGAAGAGATGTCTTCATTGGGAAGGGCAGCTACCAAGCCTCCCAGACgcaaaacaaacagcatctCTCATTCCTACCATCCATAGGCTCCCtactgaaaaatgcaagtgGTAAGCTCTGGTGTGTAGTCAACAATTTTACAAATCTGATTTACATCTTTTACCTAAAGCATCTGAAACCTGTGGGTTTTCACAATACCAAGCTTTAGATTATGCAATGCCTTAAAAAAGAACCAAACACCTTTTCAAGAGCTTTTTCCACTTAGTCATCTGTCCAAGCTAAACCCTGGAACCCTGGGGAGCATTCAGACCAGTGTTATGCAGCATGCTACAGTAATTCTGTTACTGTGTCAAGTATACAGTTTGGGAAGAAAAGTTCATTCTTACACCAATGCAgttatttccttcctctgcccagctgcccccccaATATCCTCACTCCTTTAGCCCAGCAAGAGACCTTGAACATGGAGtactttttaaagatacagCCAACATCTTAAAAACTCACTAAGAAACATATATATTATCTGCCATTAAATGAAAAACCTTTACCTTTAACTCATGATAATTTATTGCTCTATCTTTGTCTGTATCAAACAACTCAAAGGCATCTTTGATTTCTTGCTTCTGTTCCTCAGTCAgttctcttctctttttcttcttagttttGTCTACTGAAAGCTCACTCCtgaacaagaagaaacaaattaagtGTAATAGATTTCTACCGGGAAGATACCACTTAGATAACAATTTCCACCAACTAGAAACTTACCATAATTGCATAGATCACTACCTTACCCATTCAACCTTTTCCCAGATTGTCCTCCCAGTTTAAAATACCATTCCGAACAGACAAATCCTCTGTGAAAGTTGAATGATGCCTCCACTCCCCCACCCAGAACACCAGAACAAAATCAACACAGGCATTTTGGTGAACacataacaacaacaataaaaaaaaaagagggtagAAAAGCTGTCAGTTAAAAGGATACTTGAGACTACAAACTGTATTAGCAGTTGAAATGATGCAACTCGTGACAACACTTTATTGCTAAACTGtagcttagaaaaaaagaattttgacACAGACAGGCTAACAGAGGCTTAACTAGGCCAGACAACTGGATTGTCTGGCTACTGAAGTGGGCATTAGATGCCACAAATCGGCTTTGCTGCCAGTACCAGTTCTTAGATAAATGgcatttacagatatttttttttttaaatcacacacatacatactgCTCTAAAGACTTTTTGGTCTGTTTTGGTAtatacaaaaagagaaaagccccCCCCATTTAACAAAACTTGCCCAAAGACAGCCCTCTTTGGCTAATCtagaaatacaattaaattttCAGATAACAGGCAGAAAATACATTATACATATACTAGGAAcaccatttgaaaaaaacctgaaaaggaCAGCACTGATAAAACCTACTTTGGACCAAGCTAGTAAAGGGTACATTTTGttgtaaatgtgttttattcACATCAGTGAGACTGACTGTTGTATCCAGAGTAATTGCTTGGAAGATCTCCAGTTCAGAGCAAGAActctaaagcaaaaaaaatacatttgaaataacTGGTGATATCAACTCAGACTGCTACAGTACTCAAGATACACTCCTGGAAGAAGTAAGCAATATGTGAAGCTCAGCTGTATGCTGTCACTGTGATGAACAAACTACTGTGGCAAATCCCCTCTGTCCAGTGATCATGAGGCTGCACCAGATGTACTGAGTCCAGCTGTGGACAACCCAGCACCAGAGATATGCACAGACAACAGATAATGCCTAAGGGAGACTACCACGCCTGGTGGCTTGCAGCACAGGGTGCATGAGAAGCTGAGAGAGCTAGGTTTGTGTAGACTAGGGTGAGGTGACTAAATGACATGCTGACTAGGTAGGGAAGCGCTAAGGAGTGGAGATCTAAGTGCTGTCATTCACTGTCTAAAGGATTATTACACAGAAGACAGAGAGAGGTTCCCCTCAGAGGAGCAGAGTGAAAGGACAAGTaagaataacttaaaaaaaaacccaaaaaaaccacaccactgaaaaagaaaaaccacgACAAAACTAAGAAACTGCATCTGGACTAAGGGGAAACATTTTCCCAGTGCGAGTGTTTATGTGTTGGAACAGTTGCACTGGGAGACTGAGGAGTCTCCATCATCAGAAACTTTTGGCACCCAAGTGGCAAAGGTACTCAGCACCTCAGTTTTGTGTGGGACCTACTCTGAGCAGAAAGCTCGAATAGATGACTTCCAGAAGTCCTTTCTAACCTAAATTATTGTATAATTTAGGTTATGCTCTCAGGAAAATGCTCTTTACACCGACTTGTTTGCACCAGAAGCAGAATGCATGCTGAGTCATCCACTGTAAAGTGTATAAAAATTACTGATGAGTGaacagaaaaactgcttttcaaggatatttattttctaaatctCCTGTGACGAGCTGCTTTTTCATCTCCTTTGTCAAGAATTTGGtaattttaatcaaaaccaaaaattaaacACACACTTAATGTTCAACATTTAGTTCAACATTAGTTAGGGATTTAGTGTTCAACAACTGCAGCTACACCATAAAAATTCCAAATATAGACAAGAAGAGCTGCATAAGCTGGACCTGCCTCAGACCACAATATCCTCAAAGAGCGAGAAGTCCTTAGCAGACCAATTGGGACAGCATGATTTCACACAGGCTTTGGATTACGATAGCTTTTGGAAGGACTAAAATAACTCTGAGCTGCCTAATTAGGACTGGGAGAGTAGCTCAGATCCAGAAAGCCCACGTTTTGTGAGCTGTGATGATGAAATCCATTTAGAAATCTGAAAGCAGATTAACGCTGAACTCTTGTGGAAGAAGGATCTGGCTAATGAAGTGGGGGATTTTTTAGAGCttagcataaaatatttttttcgAAAGATGGAGCAGTACTTCAATGCAAGTAGTTTAGTGCCACTTCTTCTATAACCACTTTTATCACACGAAGTGTGAAGTTCTAAGAGTTGAAAATTAAGGATCACATATATCATACAAGCATATTAATTACGCCCGAAGAAAAAGGATTTGACAGGTATAGAATTAATCCGGACCCCCTTATCCAAGTTACTGAATCAGAATTGAAGAACAACGCAACAAAACAAACTCTAAAGCTTAAGTTAACGTCTATTAAAAAGGTTTTCTGAAGGTGCATTAGTTCAGACAACCCAGGAGGCACCTCTCAAAGCCAGCCGCGACGGGCCCTGCCCTCCCTCGGTGAGCAGACGGCGGCCCGGCCTGATCCGCCGCCGGCCGCCCACGACCCCCTACGGAGGGATCAGACAGAAACGGAGGGATCAGACAGAAGCCGCTGGAGGATGGGGACGACCTTCGCCGCGGCACGCCAGCGCCCAGGCCTcgccgctgcccgccgcacCCTGCTTCCCACCCGGGCCTGCCCCGGCGGCCCCCCGAGGGGGCAGCGAGGGCCGGAGGGCTCCGGCGGGCCCCGGCGGACGACgcccgccccccagccccccgcccgcggccccaGGCCCGAAGGGGGCAAGGGGGAAACCGCCCCCGGCTCATACCGACCTCAGGGCCAAGCTCATGCTGCTGCCGCCCAGGAGCCGGGCCGCGGCAGGACGGGCCGCACCGGACCCGGCCGCACCGGACCaggccgcccgccgcgccccgccgcgccgcgctgcCTTCCCCTTGGAAACGCGGCACGACGCCAGCGCCCGCCAATCCACGCCCTCGTCGTCACGGCACCGCCGCCTGGCCTCCCGCCCCGAGCGCCAAGCGCCTGCTTATTGGTCGGCCGATTGCCACTCAAGGGGGAGGGGTCTCCGCTCGGGCCGTCGCCGCGGGGGCGGGGTTTTCGGCCCGGAGTTCCGTTACCCAGAAGGTtgcgcggcgcggggggggggggcggtgctGGAGGTCTATGGCGGAGCGGGGCGGTCGCTGTTCACCTACTAGCCCGGCTGGCGGGGTCCCGGGGGCGGCCCGGAGCAGGTGTGTCACCTCTGCTCGCCCTTCTGCAGTCTGgatgtgctgtggctgtggcagAAGAGCTCCCCGCCACCTCAGGCCCTGCGCGCTCCCTCCGCCGCTCGGTCGCATGGCGCCATCTTGAGTGTGGAAGTACGGCGGGTTGTGGCGGAGGGCCGGCCTGGGGCCGGGGAGCGGGCACTGGCTGCGCAGTCGGCGCGCCTAGGTATTGGCAGTGCTTGGGAAAAGTGGCCTGGCCTCTGTCTACTGAGAATTGCTACTGGCAGTGCGCCTTTAAGATAGGGCCTGGAAGCCCTGTGTCAGAGCTCGGAGATGTGAGGGGAGATGTGCAGCGTAAGTGCGTTCCTGCGCTATGTATATACACAGATAATATTGAGAGCTTACGGAAATACTTTTATCAAGTCTTTCTGACATTGTACAGGCTTTGCCTTCATAAGAATTCCTGGAGCATGTGATCTGTATTACATGAGGACTGCAAGACCTAATTACATAGTTCTACTTTGTACTGCCATTAATACTTACGTGCTTTGCAAACTAGTGAGTGAACTAACGTTACATATTCTGTATGTGTGGGAAACATTCATCTTGCTCAtaagaaaatgtggaaaaagtgGTGCCTTGGTGCTCTGGTCTGTAACATGTAGATGTGCCTTGTGCCTTGCCATTCAGGCCACCCTGAGCAGACAGCTGTTGTAAAGGACTGGAAGAGTACAGTCTGGTGTTAGTAGCTGGACTATACAGATGTTCAAGTTTTTTCTAATAC
Proteins encoded in this region:
- the CETN3 gene encoding centrin-3 isoform X2 gives rise to the protein MSLALRSELSVDKTKKKKRRELTEEQKQEIKDAFELFDTDKDRAINYHELKVAMRALGFDVKKADVLKILKDYDREATGKITFEDFNEVVTDWILDRDPQEEIIRAFKLFDDDDSGKISLRNLRRVARELGENMSDEELRAMIEEFDKDGDGEINQEEFIAIMTGDI
- the CETN3 gene encoding centrin-3 isoform X3; translated protein: MSLALRSELSVDKTKKKKRRELTEEQKQEIKDAFELFDTDKDRAINYHELKVAMRALGFDVKKADVLKILKDYDREATGKITFEDFNEVVTDWILDRDPQEEIIRAFKLFDDDDSGKISLRNLRRVARELGENMSDEELRAMIEEFDKDGDGESTSPGKTFGV
- the CETN3 gene encoding centrin-3 isoform X1; this translates as MSLALRSELSVDKTKKKKRRELTEEQKQEIKDAFELFDTDKDRAINYHELKVAMRALGFDVKKADVLKILKDYDREATGKITFEDFNEVVTDWILDRDPQEEIIRAFKLFDDDDSGKISLRNLRRVARELGENMSDEELRAMIEEFDKDGDGETPEGIAVESIKKNLLLL